The Bradyrhizobium oligotrophicum S58 genome contains the following window.
CGCGCATTCTGGACGAGCCGTCTGAACGGCGCAGACCTACCGTGCCGGCTCAACCTGCCGAGCGGCAGTGCGACGGAAACGGCCGATAGCGCAGGCGAGGTCCATGCCCGCATTCTGGAACGCCTGACTGCGAAGATTCAGACCGCCGCGCAGGCGTTGCGGGTGACGGCCAATACGCTGGTCCAAGCGGCCTGGAGCCTCGCGCTTGCGCGTCAAGCCGATGGCGGTGCCGAGCAGTTGTTCGGCATGACGACGGCTGTCCGGCCAGGTGATGTCAAAGGCGTCGAACGGATCGTCGGACTTTGTACCAACAATCTGCCACGGCGGATCAAGCTCCTGCGCGACCTGCGTCTGGCCGAGTGGCTCGCGGAGCTGCAGGCGGGGCAGGCGGAAGAGCAGATGCACGACCGCTGTCTGTTGAGTGAGATTCAAGGCTGGCTCGATCTGCCGTCCGATCAGCGGATGTTCGAGTCGGTCGTGGTCTTCGAGAACTATCCCGCCAATCACTCGATTGCAGGCCATGAGGTGGACGATCCAGACAGGATCAGGGTCGTTTCGTTCGGAAGTTTCGAGGCCGGTCTCGACTTTCCGCTATGCCTTGTGATCTCTCTCGATAGCTGCATGAGCTTTCGCCTGATCTTCGGTCGGCGACGTTTCGACGCGAGCGCCATGAAACGCCTGCTCGACGACGTCGTCGAACTGGTATTGGCCATCGTGGCGAACCCGGAACAACGGGTCGCCGATCTCTGGCCCGGTCAAGGCAGCCCCCTCATGATGTATCGCGCATCCGACGATGACGTTGCTGGCGATGCGGCGCCTGTGCCGATGCGATGACATGACACTGAGGTGCTTCCCCGGATGCTGAAACAGCGCTCTCGTGTGGTCGGCGAATTCGCTGCGGCAGTGCCGGGCGTGGCGCCCGATCGGGAGGAGGCGGTCATTCCGCCTCTATTGAAGGGCCGGTCGTCGCTGTGGCGGCCGATGATACGTTTTGCCATTCCGCAGACCGCCAGCGCGGCATTGCAGCTGTTGTCGGGAACGGTCACCGCGATCTATTTCGGACAACTCCTCGGCGGATCGGCACTTGCAGTCGCGTCGGTGTTTTTTCCGATCTTCTTTCTCCTCATCTCCTTTCTGATCGGATTGATTTCCGGCGGGATCGTGCTCGTGGCGCGCGCCTACGGCGCGGGTGATCTGCAGGATGCCAGGGCCGTGGTCGGAACGACCCTCTGCATCTGTTTCTCGATCAGCGTTGTGATCGCGATCGCAGGGAGCTGGCTGGCTCCGGAGTTGCTCGGGGTCATGGCGACCCCCGGGGACATCCTCGGTTCGGCGATCGGCTATGCGCGGATGACGTTCGTGTCATTGCCGCTCCTGACGGTGCTTTTTGCCTACGCATTTCTCCTGAGAGGAACAGGAGACGCGCAAACCCCCTTCGTCGTGATGATCGTCTACTTCGCCATCTCTCTGCTGCTTACTCCGGCCTTGATCCTGGGATGGGCGGGACTACCGCAACTCGGTGTCACGAGCGCGCCCTGGGCGAACATGGTCGCTACGATCATCGCGCTTCCCTGCCTCGTGGTCTATCTCGGAGTGCGCAGGCATCCCTTGGCATTCGATGGCCGGCTGATGCGGCGGCTACGGATCGATCGAAAGATCGTTGGGCCGTTTTTCGCCATCGGCATTCCAGGCGGCGTTCAAACGATGGTGGTCGCGCTGGCCGAAGTGGCCGTCATCACATTGGTCAACTCGTTTGGATCAAGTGCGACCGCTGCCTACGGCGCGATGAACCAGGTGGTGGGCTATCTGCTCGCCCCGATGCAAGCCGTCGGGCTCGCCGCGACCGTGATCGCGGCACAGGCGATCGGGGCGAGGCAACTGAACGGCCTCCACGGGGTGACACGGGCCGGCACGATCCTCTCCGTTCTCGTGGGGACCTCGAGCGTCGCTGGGCTTCTGTTGTTCTCGGAGCGGATCTTGTCTTGGTTCGTCGTCGATCCCCAGACGTTGGCCATTGCGGTGCACGCCCTACAGATCGTGCTGTGGAGCTATGTGTTCGTCGGTGTCACCGACGTGCTCGCCGGCGTCATGCGCTCGTCGGGAACGGTTGGGTGGCCAACCGTGATGACGCTGGCCAGCGTCTGGCTGGTGCAGGTGCCCGTCGCCTACCTGATGTCCGGGACATTTGGGCTGGACGGCGTCTGGATGGGCTATCCAGCAGGGTTCGCCGCAGCGCTCGTCGCACAGCTCGCGTATTATGGCTTTGTCTGGCGCTATCGCATGAGCCGCCTCTGACCGAGATCAGGCGATTTTTTGCGAAGGCATCTTGGTCGTCCCGTAAGAGATCTCACGGCTGAAGAAGCAACGATTGATTCGTACGGCACGTGGGCTCCCGTCTCATGGCCGGCCGACGGACTCATCTTCCGAGTGCCGTCGGCCGCCGACGCTGGAATCATCAGGCGGGTCCCTTGATCGCCCTTGGGGGCGATGCCGCTGAAGGCGTTGCTCAGGCCGCCTTCGGCACGTCTTGCGATCCGTCGGTCGGCAGGCCGCCCGCGAGATTGCTGCCGATGGCAAGCCCGCGCCCCTTCACCAGACCGAAGATGGCCGGGATGACGATCAGCGTCAGCAGGGTCGAGGAGATCATGCCGCCGATCATCGGAACGGCGATGCGCTGCATGATCTCAGAGCCGGTGCCGGTGCTCCACATGATCGGCAGCAGGCCCGCCATGATGGCGACCACGGTCATCATTTTCGGCCGGACGCGCTCGACTGCGCCTTCCATGATGGCGTCCTGCAGATCCTGCCGGCTCA
Protein-coding sequences here:
- a CDS encoding MATE family efflux transporter, producing MLKQRSRVVGEFAAAVPGVAPDREEAVIPPLLKGRSSLWRPMIRFAIPQTASAALQLLSGTVTAIYFGQLLGGSALAVASVFFPIFFLLISFLIGLISGGIVLVARAYGAGDLQDARAVVGTTLCICFSISVVIAIAGSWLAPELLGVMATPGDILGSAIGYARMTFVSLPLLTVLFAYAFLLRGTGDAQTPFVVMIVYFAISLLLTPALILGWAGLPQLGVTSAPWANMVATIIALPCLVVYLGVRRHPLAFDGRLMRRLRIDRKIVGPFFAIGIPGGVQTMVVALAEVAVITLVNSFGSSATAAYGAMNQVVGYLLAPMQAVGLAATVIAAQAIGARQLNGLHGVTRAGTILSVLVGTSSVAGLLLFSERILSWFVVDPQTLAIAVHALQIVLWSYVFVGVTDVLAGVMRSSGTVGWPTVMTLASVWLVQVPVAYLMSGTFGLDGVWMGYPAGFAAALVAQLAYYGFVWRYRMSRL